One window from the genome of Mumia sp. ZJ1417 encodes:
- a CDS encoding LVIVD repeat-containing protein, with product MRPTRRDRLPRALAVTAGAAALVVSTLAGAAPSIGVPDDGSESPAPVAAQRLAAVDDADTELGVGETASSPNMKLLANIPKNGAFAEEAAFSTDLAFKGNYAYAGNYNGFTVYDIKKGSRPTQVAQVVCPGSQNDISVSGNLLILSTDSSRSNASCDNIGQSASVKESWEGLKVFDISKPASPKYVASVETKCGSHTHTLAPSKDKKNLYAYVSSYSPNVAFPDCQPPHDLISIVKIPVKNPAAAAIVAEPVVFPDGGNPPGGYSSTTSGCHDITAYPSKDIAAGACMGDGVLFDIKDREKPKVIEQVRDTTNFAFWHSATFNNAGTKVVFTDELGGGGGPTCNPTVGDVKGADAIYDITKAKKLEFKSYFKIPRTQANTENCVAHNGSLIPIKGKDIMVQAWYQGGISVWDFTDSANPKELAWFDRGPLSAERLILGGSWSAYYYNGYIYSNDIQKGFDVFGVKDRRLAGAKGYKYDELNPQSQPSFSRGHGHGGRH from the coding sequence ATGAGACCCACGCGTCGTGATCGACTACCCCGCGCCCTCGCCGTGACCGCCGGCGCTGCGGCGCTCGTCGTCAGCACCCTGGCAGGGGCAGCGCCCTCCATCGGCGTCCCCGATGACGGGAGCGAGTCGCCCGCACCGGTGGCCGCTCAGCGTCTGGCCGCCGTCGATGACGCCGACACCGAGCTCGGCGTCGGTGAGACGGCCTCCAGCCCGAACATGAAGCTGCTCGCGAACATCCCCAAGAACGGCGCCTTCGCCGAGGAGGCGGCGTTCAGCACCGACCTGGCGTTCAAGGGCAACTACGCCTACGCAGGCAACTACAACGGCTTCACCGTGTACGACATCAAGAAGGGCAGCCGCCCCACGCAGGTCGCGCAGGTCGTCTGCCCGGGCTCCCAGAACGACATCTCGGTGAGCGGCAACCTGCTGATCCTGAGCACCGACTCGAGCCGCAGCAACGCTTCCTGCGACAACATCGGCCAGTCGGCGTCGGTGAAGGAGTCGTGGGAGGGCCTGAAGGTCTTCGACATCAGCAAGCCCGCGTCGCCGAAGTACGTCGCGTCGGTCGAGACGAAATGCGGATCGCACACGCACACGCTCGCGCCGTCGAAGGACAAGAAGAACCTCTACGCGTACGTCTCGTCGTACTCGCCGAACGTCGCGTTCCCCGACTGCCAGCCGCCGCACGACCTGATCAGCATCGTGAAGATCCCGGTCAAGAACCCGGCCGCAGCCGCAATCGTCGCTGAGCCGGTGGTGTTCCCCGACGGCGGTAACCCGCCCGGCGGCTACTCGTCGACGACGTCGGGCTGCCACGACATCACGGCGTACCCGTCGAAGGACATCGCCGCGGGCGCCTGCATGGGTGACGGCGTGCTGTTCGACATCAAGGACCGTGAGAAGCCGAAGGTCATCGAGCAGGTCCGCGACACGACCAACTTCGCGTTCTGGCACTCGGCGACGTTCAACAACGCCGGCACCAAGGTCGTCTTCACCGACGAGCTCGGCGGCGGCGGTGGCCCGACCTGCAACCCGACCGTCGGCGACGTCAAGGGCGCGGACGCGATCTACGACATCACCAAGGCCAAGAAGCTTGAGTTCAAGAGCTACTTCAAGATCCCGCGGACCCAGGCCAACACCGAGAACTGTGTGGCGCACAACGGGTCCCTCATCCCGATCAAGGGCAAGGACATCATGGTCCAGGCCTGGTACCAGGGCGGGATCTCGGTGTGGGACTTCACCGACTCGGCCAACCCGAAGGAGCTGGCGTGGTTCGACCGCGGCCCGCTCTCGGCGGAGCGGCTGATCCTCGGTGGATCGTGGTCGGCGTACTACTACAACGGCTACATCTACTCGAACGACATCCAGAAGGGCTTCGACGTGTTCGGGGTCAAGGACCGCAGGCTGGCAGGTGCGAAGGGCTACAAGTACGACGAGCTCAACCCGCAGTCGCAGCCGTCGTTCTCGCGTGGCCACGGCCACGGCGGCAGGCACTGA
- the lpdA gene encoding dihydrolipoyl dehydrogenase: MSDHFDVVVLGAGPGGYVAAIRAAQLGKSVAVIEPKYWGGVCLNVGCIPSKSLLRNAELAHLIQHEAESVFGIGVGEVTLDYGKAYSRSREVADGRVKGVHFLMKKNKITEIHGTGAFTGPQSIAVSLNDGGTQEVTFDSCIIATGSYTRLLPGTQLSDRVVTYEEQILADSLPESIIVAGAGAIGVEFAYVLNSYGVKVTIVEFLDRAVPNEDADVSKELTKAYKKLGIEILTSTRVDAIDDSGDKVKVTVTRDPEGNAKEEVLEADKVLQAIGFAPRSEGIGLDKAGVTVSPRGAIEIDEYMRTNVDGIYAIGDVTAKLMLAHVAEAQGIVAAEMIGGVETFPLDYVMMPRATFCHPQIASFGYTEAQAKEKGFDVKVDKFPFTANGKAPGLADTAGFVKLVTDKTYNELLGAHLIGPEVTEMLGELTLAQRWDLTADEVARNVHAHPTLSEAVQEVIHGAAGHMINL; this comes from the coding sequence ATGAGCGATCACTTCGACGTCGTCGTCCTTGGCGCCGGACCGGGCGGCTACGTCGCCGCGATCCGTGCCGCACAGCTGGGCAAGTCCGTGGCTGTCATCGAGCCCAAGTACTGGGGAGGTGTCTGCCTCAACGTCGGATGCATCCCGAGCAAGTCGCTCCTGCGCAACGCCGAGCTGGCGCACCTCATCCAGCACGAGGCCGAGTCCGTCTTCGGCATCGGCGTGGGTGAGGTCACCCTCGACTACGGCAAGGCCTACTCGCGCAGCCGTGAGGTCGCCGACGGCCGCGTCAAGGGCGTCCACTTCCTGATGAAGAAGAACAAGATCACCGAGATCCACGGCACCGGAGCCTTCACCGGTCCCCAGTCGATCGCGGTGTCCCTCAACGACGGCGGGACGCAGGAGGTCACCTTCGACTCCTGCATCATCGCTACGGGGTCCTACACCCGACTGCTCCCCGGCACGCAGCTGTCCGACCGCGTCGTCACGTACGAGGAGCAGATCCTCGCCGACAGCCTGCCCGAGTCGATCATCGTCGCCGGCGCCGGCGCGATCGGCGTCGAGTTCGCGTACGTCCTCAACTCGTACGGCGTGAAGGTCACCATCGTCGAGTTCCTCGACCGCGCCGTCCCCAACGAGGACGCGGACGTGTCCAAGGAGCTCACGAAGGCCTACAAGAAGCTCGGCATCGAGATCCTCACCTCGACCCGCGTCGACGCGATCGACGACTCCGGCGACAAGGTGAAGGTCACTGTCACCCGCGATCCCGAGGGCAACGCCAAGGAGGAGGTCCTCGAAGCCGACAAGGTCCTCCAGGCGATCGGCTTCGCTCCGCGCAGCGAGGGCATCGGGCTCGACAAGGCGGGCGTGACGGTGTCGCCGCGCGGCGCGATCGAGATCGACGAGTACATGCGGACCAACGTCGACGGCATCTATGCGATCGGTGACGTCACGGCCAAGCTCATGCTCGCCCACGTCGCAGAGGCGCAGGGGATCGTGGCGGCCGAGATGATCGGTGGCGTCGAGACGTTCCCGCTCGACTACGTGATGATGCCGCGCGCGACCTTCTGCCACCCGCAGATCGCGTCGTTCGGCTACACCGAGGCGCAGGCCAAGGAGAAGGGCTTCGACGTCAAGGTCGACAAGTTCCCCTTCACGGCCAACGGCAAGGCCCCGGGTCTCGCCGACACGGCCGGCTTCGTGAAGCTCGTGACGGACAAGACCTACAACGAGCTGCTGGGTGCCCACCTGATCGGCCCGGAGGTCACCGAGATGCTCGGCGAGCTCACGCTGGCGCAGCGCTGGGACCTCACGGCCGACGAGGTCGCCCGCAACGTGCACGCGCACCCGACGCTGTCCGAGGCCGTGCAGGAGGTCATCCACGGCGCAGCGGGCCACATGATCAACCTCTGA